A DNA window from Clavibacter sepedonicus contains the following coding sequences:
- a CDS encoding IS481 family transposase: MTHANAPFTPAGRLRLARLIIEDGWPVRRAAERFQCSPATASRWARRYRAGLPMTDRSSRPHRQPGRTSRRRERRIVALRFTRRWGPHRISYHLRIPRSTVERVLRRYRMPLLTHLDSATGLPVRRSPARRYEHSSPGDLVHVDIKKLGRIPDGGGHRVLGRQAGRKNNPRTGRGYAFLHHAVDDHSRLAYSEILTDERKETAAAFWARANAFFTAAGITVIRVLTDNGSCYRSHAFTEALGTIAHTRTRPYRPQTNGKVERFNRTLATEWAYRQPFTSNQHRADALDPFIEHYNTERIHSSHGLTPAARVSPTS; this comes from the coding sequence GTGACTCACGCTAACGCCCCGTTCACTCCCGCGGGCAGGCTTCGGCTTGCCCGGTTGATCATCGAGGACGGGTGGCCGGTCCGGCGTGCGGCGGAGAGGTTCCAGTGCTCGCCGGCGACGGCGTCGAGATGGGCTCGCCGGTATCGGGCCGGGTTGCCGATGACGGACCGGTCATCCCGTCCGCACCGTCAGCCCGGGCGCACGAGTCGGCGTCGGGAGCGGCGGATCGTCGCGCTGAGATTCACTCGCCGGTGGGGCCCGCACCGCATCAGCTACCACCTGCGTATCCCCCGTTCCACGGTCGAGCGGGTCCTCCGTCGCTACCGGATGCCGTTGCTCACGCACCTGGATTCCGCGACGGGACTCCCCGTCCGACGCTCGCCCGCGCGACGTTACGAGCACTCCTCGCCGGGAGATCTGGTCCACGTCGACATCAAGAAGCTCGGCCGTATCCCGGACGGCGGCGGGCACCGAGTCCTCGGCCGACAGGCCGGCCGGAAGAACAACCCCCGGACCGGACGGGGGTACGCGTTCCTGCACCACGCCGTGGATGACCACTCCCGACTGGCGTACTCCGAGATCCTCACCGACGAGCGCAAGGAGACCGCTGCCGCGTTCTGGGCCCGCGCGAACGCGTTCTTCACCGCCGCGGGCATCACCGTGATCCGTGTCCTGACGGACAACGGCTCCTGCTACCGCTCCCACGCCTTCACCGAGGCGCTCGGCACCATCGCCCACACACGCACCCGCCCGTACCGGCCCCAGACGAACGGGAAGGTCGAGCGCTTCAACCGCACCCTCGCCACCGAGTGGGCCTACCGGCAACCCTTCACCAGCAACCAACACCGGGCCGACGCGCTTGACCCCTTCATCGAGCACTACAACACTGAACGAATCCACTCAAGCCACGGGCTCACGCCCGCGGCCCGAGTGTCACCAACGTCATGA
- a CDS encoding TetR/AcrR family transcriptional regulator, with the protein MERRAGRVGRPARVSRRLIAEAALEVGLSTLTLTSLAHRLGVDHSTLYRHVANHDDIVLLACDTAIARMEWPEVPDSPAAVLTAPDDTSWRTYLEQAVESVWDMYDRHPGLASAIRHLDTAPDQAVLRFTGSIRDLSRMGFAEADAVLVLDLVLDIAVESYVGWERVLAAGGAAADPPASSAPLADALLPAARGRGLLSLAADGIAADQAADADADPEAASRASRRGGPAHSAGAPDAMHAREERAQRDALGTVDRVTARFAGEVSTGSAATPRDWWRRKLGVILASVGSLRSPGPDASDR; encoded by the coding sequence ATGGAGCGGCGAGCCGGTCGGGTCGGGAGGCCCGCGCGCGTCTCGCGGAGGCTGATCGCGGAGGCGGCCCTCGAGGTCGGCCTCAGCACCCTCACCCTCACCTCCCTCGCCCATCGCCTCGGCGTCGACCACTCGACGCTGTACCGTCACGTCGCCAACCACGACGACATCGTCCTCCTCGCCTGCGACACCGCCATCGCGCGGATGGAGTGGCCGGAGGTCCCCGACTCCCCCGCCGCCGTGCTCACCGCGCCGGACGACACCTCGTGGCGCACCTACCTCGAGCAGGCCGTCGAGAGCGTCTGGGACATGTACGACCGGCACCCGGGCCTCGCGAGCGCGATCCGCCACCTCGACACGGCCCCCGACCAGGCCGTCCTGCGCTTCACCGGGTCGATCCGCGACCTCTCCCGGATGGGGTTCGCCGAGGCGGATGCGGTGCTGGTGCTCGACCTCGTGCTCGACATCGCGGTCGAGTCTTACGTGGGGTGGGAGCGCGTGCTCGCCGCAGGAGGCGCCGCCGCGGACCCGCCCGCGTCGTCCGCGCCCCTCGCGGACGCGCTGCTGCCGGCCGCCAGGGGTCGCGGGCTGCTCAGCCTCGCCGCCGACGGGATCGCCGCCGACCAGGCGGCCGATGCCGACGCGGATCCGGAGGCGGCGTCCCGTGCGTCGCGGCGCGGCGGCCCCGCGCACTCCGCGGGCGCACCGGACGCGATGCACGCGCGCGAGGAGCGAGCCCAGCGCGACGCGCTGGGCACGGTGGACCGCGTCACCGCGCGGTTCGCGGGCGAGGTGTCGACGGGATCAGCCGCGACGCCGCGCGACTGGTGGCGACGCAAGCTCGGCGTGATCCTCGCGAGTGTCGGCTCGCTGCGCTCCCCCGGACCGGACGCGTCGGACCGCTAG
- a CDS encoding GDSL-type esterase/lipase family protein, translating into MAPRERTTVLLGDSLTGDGGWGGIVPGPDGDADGARIVDLGRPGQRTDDVLGLLPEAVAADPSTVVVSCGTHDLGSARRGPEETVRGLETILAHLRRDLPAARIVVLSVPPRQREHAERIRVVNVHTRQYARAVRAEHVDLWPALGFGDGELAPTLTDDRLHLNDDGAAAVRAVLAPVLAARDDEHDDDHDDDGSADADADAGADADAGGPARS; encoded by the coding sequence ATGGCACCGCGCGAACGCACGACCGTCCTCCTGGGCGACAGCCTGACGGGGGACGGCGGCTGGGGCGGCATCGTCCCCGGGCCCGACGGCGACGCGGACGGGGCGCGGATCGTGGACCTCGGCCGGCCAGGCCAGCGGACCGACGACGTGCTCGGGCTCCTGCCGGAGGCCGTGGCCGCCGATCCCTCGACGGTCGTGGTGTCCTGCGGCACGCACGACCTGGGATCCGCGCGGCGCGGTCCCGAGGAGACGGTCCGCGGGCTGGAGACGATCCTCGCGCACCTGCGACGCGACCTGCCCGCGGCCCGGATCGTCGTGCTCTCGGTGCCGCCACGCCAGCGTGAGCACGCCGAGCGGATCCGCGTCGTCAACGTCCACACCCGCCAGTACGCGCGCGCCGTCCGCGCCGAGCACGTGGACCTGTGGCCCGCCCTCGGCTTCGGCGACGGCGAGCTCGCTCCCACCCTCACGGACGACCGACTGCACCTGAACGACGACGGGGCCGCGGCGGTCCGCGCGGTGCTCGCACCCGTGCTCGCCGCGCGGGACGACGAGCACGACGACGACCACGACGACGACGGTTCCGCCGACGCCGACGCCGACGCTGGCGCCGACGCGGACGCGGGGGGTCCGGCCCGCTCCTAG
- a CDS encoding SDR family oxidoreductase, with translation MTSPSAASRLALVTGATGYIGGRLVPRLLDAGFRVRVLVRDPRRLTDVPWRDDVEVVQGDLSDAATLVPAVDGVDVLYYLVHGMGSKGDFASSERASAEHVATAAKAAGVGRIVYLGGLHPDTPELSKHLASRKAVGDVLLASGVPTIALQAGVVIGSGSTSFEMIRHLTEVLPFMPAPGWVRNFIQPIAIRDVLYYLVAAADLPDGLNRTFDIGGPDVLRYGQMMNGYAVEAGLPQRPIASIPVFAPRLAAHWVNVVTPIPRSLAVPIIESLQYDCVMGEHDISSYIPDPEGGLTGYRRSVRLALGRMRDGVVETSWKDSAVVGAPSDLLPSDPDWSGHTVYLDLKERSTDAAPEDLWAVIESIGGENGWYSLPVAWAARGWMDKLAGGVGLRRGRRSATTLQTGDALDFWRVENIERGSSLRLRAEMKVPGEAWLELSSTPREGGGSDYRQRAIFFPSGLAGRLYWFSILPFHGVIFTSMATRITAKALAATKRREAERALEGAAR, from the coding sequence ATGACTTCGCCGAGCGCCGCCTCCCGTCTCGCCCTCGTGACCGGAGCGACGGGCTACATCGGCGGTCGGCTCGTGCCCCGCCTGCTCGACGCCGGATTCCGGGTGCGCGTGCTCGTGCGCGATCCCCGCCGCCTCACCGACGTCCCCTGGCGCGACGACGTGGAGGTGGTGCAGGGCGACCTGTCGGATGCCGCCACCCTCGTGCCCGCGGTCGACGGCGTCGACGTCCTCTACTACCTCGTGCACGGCATGGGGTCGAAGGGCGACTTCGCCTCGTCCGAGCGCGCATCCGCCGAGCACGTCGCCACCGCGGCGAAGGCCGCGGGCGTGGGCCGCATCGTCTACCTGGGCGGGCTGCACCCCGACACCCCGGAGCTCTCGAAGCACCTCGCGAGCCGCAAGGCCGTGGGCGACGTGCTGCTCGCGAGCGGCGTGCCGACCATCGCGCTGCAGGCGGGCGTGGTCATCGGATCCGGCTCTACGTCGTTCGAGATGATCCGCCACCTCACCGAGGTCCTGCCCTTCATGCCCGCGCCCGGGTGGGTGCGCAACTTCATCCAGCCCATCGCGATCCGCGACGTGCTGTACTACCTCGTCGCCGCGGCCGACCTGCCGGACGGCCTCAACCGCACCTTCGACATCGGCGGGCCCGACGTGCTCCGCTACGGGCAGATGATGAACGGCTACGCGGTCGAGGCCGGCCTGCCGCAGCGGCCCATCGCCTCCATCCCGGTCTTCGCCCCGCGCCTCGCCGCGCACTGGGTCAACGTCGTCACGCCCATCCCGAGGTCGCTCGCGGTGCCGATCATCGAGTCGCTGCAGTACGACTGCGTGATGGGCGAGCACGACATCTCGAGCTACATCCCGGATCCCGAGGGCGGCCTCACCGGCTACCGCCGCTCCGTGCGCCTCGCCCTCGGCCGGATGCGCGACGGCGTCGTCGAGACCAGCTGGAAGGACTCGGCCGTGGTCGGCGCGCCCAGCGACCTGCTGCCGAGCGACCCCGACTGGTCGGGCCACACCGTGTACCTCGACCTCAAGGAGCGCTCGACCGACGCGGCGCCCGAGGACCTCTGGGCCGTGATCGAGTCGATCGGCGGAGAGAACGGCTGGTACTCGCTGCCGGTCGCATGGGCCGCCCGCGGCTGGATGGACAAGCTCGCCGGCGGCGTGGGCCTGCGTCGCGGCCGACGCAGCGCGACGACCCTGCAGACGGGCGACGCGTTGGACTTCTGGCGTGTCGAGAACATCGAGCGCGGATCCTCGCTGCGGCTGCGCGCCGAGATGAAGGTGCCCGGCGAGGCATGGCTCGAGCTGAGCTCCACGCCCCGCGAGGGCGGCGGCAGCGACTACCGGCAGCGCGCGATCTTCTTCCCCTCCGGGCTCGCCGGCCGCCTGTACTGGTTCTCGATCCTGCCCTTCCACGGCGTGATCTTCACGTCGATGGCCACCCGGATCACCGCGAAGGCGCTCGCCGCGACGAAGCGCCGCGAGGCCGAGCGCGCTCTCGAGGGGGCCGCGCGGTGA
- a CDS encoding SRPBCC family protein, producing the protein MDPDHTPGRPPREASDPRADDVPPSRRGGAPALEHTDAAEARRASRELDEGMPASVGLEDEHADIRTRFPALPGAFLAEARESTVFLPYEFVFRRLIDLPPLIVWDAVSDADMLSGWLAEASMDAADGGEFWFEWMTVPDRGFASASGGVITRFEEGRAIDFTFLHEDEVSARFLLRLHEVPGGPRDRQTEIVVTVSGFIPTGVATMLKASWRLHLDLLEDLVHGSPVDWATCEVEHGATWRRYLAELESAEG; encoded by the coding sequence GTGGATCCCGATCACACCCCTGGACGACCCCCGCGCGAGGCATCCGACCCGCGCGCCGACGACGTCCCGCCCTCCCGCCGCGGGGGCGCCCCCGCCCTCGAGCACACCGATGCCGCCGAGGCGCGCCGCGCCTCCCGCGAGCTCGACGAGGGCATGCCGGCCTCCGTCGGCCTCGAGGACGAGCACGCCGACATCCGCACGCGCTTCCCCGCCCTGCCCGGCGCCTTCCTCGCGGAGGCCCGGGAGTCCACCGTCTTCCTCCCGTACGAGTTCGTCTTCCGTCGGCTCATCGACCTGCCTCCGCTCATCGTCTGGGACGCGGTCTCCGACGCCGACATGCTCTCCGGCTGGCTCGCCGAGGCGTCCATGGACGCGGCGGACGGCGGTGAGTTCTGGTTCGAGTGGATGACGGTGCCCGACCGCGGCTTCGCCTCCGCATCCGGCGGCGTCATCACGCGCTTCGAGGAGGGGCGGGCGATCGACTTCACCTTCCTGCACGAGGACGAGGTCTCAGCCCGCTTCCTCCTCCGCCTGCATGAGGTGCCCGGCGGCCCGCGCGACCGGCAGACGGAGATCGTCGTCACCGTCTCCGGGTTCATCCCCACGGGCGTCGCCACCATGCTCAAAGCCAGCTGGCGCCTGCACCTCGACCTGCTCGAGGACCTGGTCCACGGCAGCCCGGTGGACTGGGCGACGTGCGAGGTCGAGCACGGTGCCACCTGGCGCCGGTACCTGGCCGAGCTCGAGTCCGCCGAGGGCTGA
- a CDS encoding ROK family protein, whose amino-acid sequence MPRTLALAIDFGGTKVESALVDDAGRVLEGSRFRGPTGPERSADELLDAVLGVARQALAALPDDAELVGTGLAAAGPVDVPHGLVSPLNVPAWRDYPLRDRVAELTPGVPTTLQMDGLAITLAEHWVGAGRGHDHMMGMIVSTGIGGGLVLGGRTAAGSTGNAGHIGHVEVAGFDDPCTCGGQGCVEAIASGPKSVAWARAQGWTGSTGEDLAASYRDGDETAVAAVRRAGLAIGRAIASASSLVDLDVVAIGGGFSRVTPDLFDMIREPIALRQQFGFVTKTRVVPSGLSADGPIIGAGALVHRREMVPSF is encoded by the coding sequence ATGCCTCGCACGCTCGCGCTCGCCATCGACTTCGGCGGCACCAAGGTCGAGTCCGCGCTCGTGGACGATGCGGGCCGCGTGCTCGAGGGCAGCCGCTTCCGCGGGCCGACGGGGCCGGAGCGATCCGCCGACGAGCTGCTCGACGCCGTCCTCGGGGTGGCCCGGCAGGCGCTCGCCGCCCTGCCCGACGACGCGGAGCTCGTCGGCACGGGCCTCGCGGCAGCCGGCCCCGTCGACGTGCCGCACGGCCTCGTCTCGCCGCTCAACGTGCCCGCGTGGCGCGACTACCCGCTGCGCGACCGCGTCGCCGAGCTCACGCCCGGCGTGCCCACCACCCTGCAGATGGACGGCCTCGCGATCACGCTCGCCGAGCACTGGGTCGGCGCCGGCCGGGGCCACGACCACATGATGGGCATGATCGTCTCCACGGGCATCGGCGGCGGGCTCGTGCTGGGCGGCCGCACCGCCGCGGGATCCACGGGCAACGCCGGCCACATCGGCCACGTCGAGGTCGCCGGGTTCGACGACCCGTGCACCTGCGGCGGGCAGGGCTGCGTGGAGGCGATCGCGTCGGGACCGAAGAGCGTCGCGTGGGCGCGCGCGCAGGGGTGGACGGGATCCACCGGCGAGGACCTCGCGGCCTCCTACCGCGACGGCGACGAGACGGCCGTGGCTGCGGTACGGCGCGCGGGCCTCGCAATCGGCCGCGCCATCGCGTCGGCCAGCTCGCTCGTCGACCTCGACGTCGTCGCGATCGGCGGCGGCTTCAGCCGCGTCACGCCCGACCTCTTCGACATGATCCGCGAGCCCATCGCCCTCCGCCAGCAGTTCGGCTTCGTGACCAAGACGCGCGTCGTGCCCTCCGGCCTCTCGGCGGACGGGCCGATCATCGGCGCGGGCGCGCTCGTGCACCGCCGGGAGATGGTCCCGAGCTTCTGA
- a CDS encoding MFS transporter translates to MTTTPAAPRAGALLALVGIVLVALNLRTAVAVFSPIVDEIGRDVPLDSVSIGVLGALPPVCFALFGLLAPAISRRLGLELTVVVGLVAMVVGHLLRAGSDTVVVFGLGTILSLAGMGLGNVLLPPLVKKYFPGRIGPLTSLTTVMMSISTGVPSLVAAPLADGAGWRVAIGAWAAVAVVALVPWVALLVQHRRDTRRERAAAAALDQVDEVPAAITGRVFRSPVAWALVGIQAASSFNAYAMFAWLPALLQDTAGQPPVASGALLAVFGFMGLPAAIIMPILAARMRNVGILIQVGVLFFVVGYVGLLVAPAAAPLLWVAAAGSGPLLFPLVFVLINLRTRTHGGVVALSGFVQGIGYSVGAIGPLMFGVLHEITDSWTAPLLMLFAMVAVASASGFYLAKPRMLEDTWDRAPREAVRER, encoded by the coding sequence GTGACGACGACTCCCGCAGCTCCCCGTGCGGGCGCGCTCCTCGCCCTGGTCGGCATCGTGCTGGTCGCCCTGAACCTCCGCACCGCCGTCGCCGTCTTCTCGCCGATCGTGGACGAGATCGGCCGCGACGTGCCGCTCGACAGCGTCTCCATCGGCGTGCTCGGCGCGCTGCCGCCGGTCTGCTTCGCGCTGTTCGGCCTGCTCGCGCCCGCGATCTCCCGCCGGCTCGGCCTCGAGCTCACCGTCGTGGTGGGGCTCGTCGCGATGGTGGTCGGGCACCTGCTGCGCGCCGGATCCGACACCGTGGTCGTCTTCGGCCTCGGCACGATCCTGTCGCTCGCGGGCATGGGCCTCGGCAACGTGCTCCTGCCGCCGCTCGTGAAGAAGTACTTCCCCGGGCGGATCGGGCCGCTCACGTCGCTCACGACCGTGATGATGTCGATCAGCACGGGCGTGCCCTCGCTCGTCGCCGCGCCCCTGGCCGACGGCGCGGGCTGGCGCGTGGCGATCGGCGCGTGGGCCGCCGTCGCGGTCGTCGCGCTCGTGCCGTGGGTCGCGCTCCTCGTCCAGCACCGCCGCGACACCCGACGCGAGCGCGCGGCAGCGGCCGCGCTCGACCAGGTGGACGAGGTGCCCGCCGCCATCACGGGCCGCGTGTTCCGCTCGCCGGTCGCGTGGGCGCTCGTCGGGATCCAGGCCGCCTCGTCGTTCAACGCCTACGCGATGTTCGCGTGGCTGCCCGCGCTCCTGCAGGACACCGCGGGGCAGCCGCCCGTCGCGTCCGGCGCGCTGCTCGCCGTGTTCGGGTTCATGGGGCTGCCGGCGGCGATCATCATGCCGATCCTCGCGGCGCGCATGCGGAACGTCGGAATCCTCATCCAGGTCGGCGTGCTCTTCTTCGTCGTCGGCTACGTCGGGCTGCTGGTCGCACCCGCCGCCGCTCCGCTGCTCTGGGTGGCCGCCGCCGGATCCGGCCCGCTGCTGTTCCCGCTGGTCTTCGTGCTGATCAACCTGCGCACCCGCACGCACGGGGGAGTGGTCGCCCTCAGCGGCTTCGTGCAGGGCATCGGCTACTCGGTCGGCGCGATCGGCCCGCTCATGTTCGGCGTGCTGCACGAGATCACCGACAGCTGGACCGCGCCGCTGCTGATGCTGTTCGCGATGGTCGCGGTGGCGTCGGCCTCCGGCTTCTACCTCGCGAAGCCCCGCATGCTCGAGGACACGTGGGACCGGGCACCCCGCGAGGCCGTGCGCGAGCGCTGA
- a CDS encoding maleylpyruvate isomerase family mycothiol-dependent enzyme has protein sequence MSEISRHLPLSQRASEPEAKVTGVWSDEIADVLDRTADLLASLDAAGWEAASMCEGWTVRDVAGHIVWRVGASNAAMVRTAVGSMRRRPHLNPMHVMDDLSADEAARSPEEILARIRAIAAHKRAGKGRKRLPELLEVVVHAYDIAHALKADLTLDPRSTGAVAVARAAIAPAQIRGVLRARTLRASDAGWSVGHGPAIEATASTLIMYLFGRTPRPEGDATALPEDGADGAA, from the coding sequence ATGAGCGAGATCTCCCGGCACCTGCCCCTCAGCCAGCGCGCGTCCGAGCCCGAGGCGAAGGTCACCGGGGTCTGGAGCGACGAGATCGCCGACGTGCTCGACCGCACCGCCGACCTCCTCGCGTCCCTCGACGCCGCCGGCTGGGAGGCCGCGAGCATGTGCGAGGGCTGGACAGTGCGCGACGTCGCCGGCCACATCGTCTGGCGCGTCGGCGCGAGCAACGCCGCCATGGTGCGCACGGCCGTGGGCTCGATGCGCCGCCGCCCGCACCTCAACCCCATGCACGTGATGGACGACCTCAGCGCCGACGAGGCGGCCCGCTCCCCCGAGGAGATCCTCGCCCGGATCCGCGCCATCGCCGCCCACAAGCGCGCGGGGAAGGGCCGCAAGCGCCTCCCCGAGCTGCTCGAGGTGGTCGTGCACGCGTACGACATCGCGCACGCGCTGAAGGCCGACCTGACGCTCGACCCCCGCTCGACCGGCGCCGTCGCGGTGGCGCGCGCGGCGATCGCACCGGCGCAGATCCGCGGGGTGCTCCGGGCGCGCACGCTGCGCGCGTCGGACGCCGGCTGGAGCGTCGGCCACGGTCCCGCGATCGAGGCGACCGCATCCACGCTGATCATGTACCTCTTCGGCCGCACGCCCCGCCCCGAGGGCGACGCCACAGCGCTGCCGGAGGACGGGGCCGACGGCGCCGCCTGA